A window from Candidatus Krumholzibacteriota bacterium encodes these proteins:
- a CDS encoding glycosyltransferase codes for MTSMLEQYADIVGWDVIDHLHQLVEPLRGIRVVHVNSTKKGGGVAEILAKLVPLKRELGIDVSWEVIEGNQDFFSVTKSFHNALQGDRVDVPKRMLKIYEEVNAANADTLRPVLEKADIVFIHDPQPAPLLRHFESRTGKWIWRCHIDASRPNRSVWKYLRPFIAGYDASVFSLAAFAQPLPHLEYLIPPSIDPLSEKNIDLKDTEVQTTLLSLGIDVERPLMLQVSRYDRFKDPVGVIRAYRLTKNFLPTVQLALAGGEATDDPESQEVLDEVRAAAEGDADIHVLVLPADAHRQINALQRGADIVLQKSIREGFGLTVTEAMWKGKPVIGGDTGGIRIQVFDHHTGFLVNTPEGAALRARYLLCHRDRLEAMGGKAHRFVRENFLLTRHLREYLTTMVTLIRGAGERIVLE; via the coding sequence ATGACCTCGATGCTCGAACAATACGCCGACATCGTCGGCTGGGACGTTATCGACCACCTTCACCAGCTCGTCGAGCCCCTGCGGGGCATACGCGTCGTTCACGTGAACTCGACGAAGAAGGGCGGCGGCGTCGCCGAGATCCTCGCGAAGCTCGTCCCCCTGAAACGGGAGCTCGGGATCGACGTCTCGTGGGAGGTCATCGAGGGGAACCAGGATTTCTTCTCCGTGACGAAGAGCTTCCACAACGCGCTCCAGGGAGATCGCGTCGACGTGCCGAAACGGATGCTGAAGATCTACGAGGAGGTGAACGCGGCGAACGCCGACACCCTCCGCCCCGTCCTCGAGAAGGCGGACATCGTCTTCATCCACGATCCCCAGCCGGCGCCGCTGCTCCGCCACTTCGAATCGCGCACGGGGAAATGGATCTGGCGGTGCCACATCGACGCGAGCCGCCCGAACCGTTCTGTGTGGAAGTACCTCCGGCCGTTCATCGCCGGTTACGACGCGAGCGTCTTCTCGCTCGCCGCGTTCGCGCAGCCCCTCCCGCATCTCGAGTACCTGATCCCTCCGAGCATCGACCCCCTGTCCGAGAAGAACATCGACCTGAAGGACACGGAGGTCCAGACGACGCTCCTCTCGCTGGGAATCGACGTCGAGCGCCCCCTGATGCTCCAGGTCTCGCGCTACGACCGGTTCAAGGATCCCGTCGGCGTGATACGCGCCTACCGTCTCACGAAGAATTTCCTGCCGACCGTCCAGCTCGCCCTCGCCGGCGGCGAGGCCACGGACGATCCGGAATCGCAGGAGGTCCTCGACGAGGTGCGGGCCGCCGCCGAGGGGGACGCCGACATCCACGTCCTCGTCCTCCCCGCGGACGCGCACCGCCAGATCAACGCGCTACAGCGCGGCGCGGACATCGTCCTGCAGAAATCGATCAGGGAGGGTTTCGGGCTCACCGTGACCGAGGCGATGTGGAAGGGGAAACCGGTGATCGGCGGCGACACCGGAGGCATCCGGATCCAGGTCTTCGATCACCACACCGGGTTCCTCGTCAACACCCCCGAGGGAGCAGCCCTTCGCGCGAGATATCTCCTCTGCCACCGCGACCGTCTCGAGGCGATGGGCGGGAAGGCGCACCGTTTCGTCAGGGAGAACTTCCTGCTTACCCGGCACCTCCGCGAATACCTCACCACGATGGTGACTCTCATCCGGGGCGCCGGCGAGCGTATCGTGCTCGAATAG
- a CDS encoding NTP transferase domain-containing protein produces the protein MKGIILAGGLGTRLMPLTRITNKHLLPVYDKPMVFYPIQALINAGIRDILIVTGGNNAGDFLRLLGNGKDFGLEHIDYTYQEGEGGIAEALRLAEYFAGGERICVVLGDNIIEKNIRRAVESYLRQPSGAKILLKEVPDPERFGVPLLDGERVVRIEEKPSEPASSYAVTGIYMYDERVFEIIKTLEPSDRGELEITDVNNAYIERGELTWDVLDGWWTDAGTFDSLLKANRLVAETGANLLD, from the coding sequence ATGAAGGGGATCATTCTCGCGGGGGGGCTCGGCACGAGGCTCATGCCGCTGACCCGGATCACCAACAAGCACCTGTTGCCCGTCTACGACAAACCGATGGTCTTCTACCCGATCCAGGCGCTGATAAACGCGGGGATCCGCGACATCCTCATCGTGACCGGCGGGAACAACGCGGGCGATTTCCTCAGGCTCCTCGGGAACGGAAAGGATTTCGGGCTCGAGCACATCGACTACACGTACCAGGAGGGCGAGGGGGGGATCGCCGAGGCGCTCCGTCTCGCCGAGTATTTCGCCGGGGGAGAACGCATCTGCGTCGTCCTTGGCGACAATATCATCGAGAAGAACATCCGCCGCGCCGTCGAATCCTATCTCCGGCAACCCTCCGGGGCGAAGATCCTCCTCAAAGAGGTCCCCGATCCGGAGCGGTTCGGCGTGCCCCTGCTCGACGGCGAACGCGTGGTGCGGATCGAGGAGAAGCCGTCCGAGCCGGCGTCCAGCTACGCGGTGACCGGCATCTACATGTACGACGAGCGCGTCTTCGAGATCATCAAAACCCTCGAGCCGTCCGATCGCGGCGAGCTCGAGATCACTGACGTCAACAACGCCTACATCGAGCGGGGGGAACTCACCTGGGACGTTCTCGACGGATGGTGGACGGACGCGGGCACCTTCGACTCGCTGCTCAAGGCGAACCGGCTCGTCGCCGAGACGGGGGCGAACCTGCTCGATTGA
- the rfbD gene encoding dTDP-4-dehydrorhamnose reductase, translating into MDRIYVTGARGMLGRAVVSLFSGRYEVYPRDLRETDVRDFDTIIEEICGAKPRFVLHLAAMTDVDNCETDPDEAYRTNALGTRHVSLACRRCGAVMVYVSTGSIYAGDKPTPYTEYDDPAPVNVYGRSKHRGELEVRSLLDRFFIFNTCWVFGGGPEDKKFVAKIVRKARAGEELRVVDDLFGSPTYTVDLARAIFDFIESGLFGTYHLVNPGVASRLDETRVILDAAGIRNSRLVPCRAADFAMPAPRPRMEALDNYNFRLLGVPEPRPWQEALEEYVRETFAG; encoded by the coding sequence ATGGACAGGATATACGTGACGGGAGCGCGGGGAATGCTCGGGCGGGCGGTCGTTTCCCTCTTCTCCGGCCGCTACGAGGTCTACCCGCGGGACCTGCGCGAGACGGACGTCCGCGATTTCGACACGATCATCGAGGAGATCTGCGGCGCGAAACCGCGATTCGTTCTCCACCTCGCGGCGATGACCGACGTCGACAACTGCGAAACCGACCCCGACGAGGCCTACAGGACGAACGCCCTCGGCACCCGCCACGTCTCCCTCGCGTGCCGCCGGTGCGGCGCGGTCATGGTCTACGTGAGCACGGGATCGATCTACGCCGGCGACAAGCCGACGCCGTACACGGAGTACGACGACCCCGCCCCCGTCAACGTCTACGGCCGCTCCAAGCACCGCGGCGAGCTCGAGGTGCGGAGCCTGCTCGACCGCTTCTTCATCTTCAACACGTGCTGGGTATTCGGCGGCGGGCCGGAGGACAAGAAGTTCGTCGCGAAGATCGTCCGGAAGGCGCGTGCCGGCGAGGAGCTTCGCGTCGTCGACGACCTCTTCGGTTCGCCGACCTATACCGTCGACCTGGCCCGTGCGATCTTCGACTTCATCGAGAGCGGACTCTTCGGGACCTACCACCTGGTGAATCCGGGTGTGGCGAGCCGTCTCGACGAGACGCGCGTCATTCTCGACGCCGCGGGGATCCGGAACAGCCGTCTCGTCCCCTGCCGTGCCGCGGATTTCGCGATGCCCGCCCCGCGGCCGCGCATGGAAGCGCTCGACAACTACAACTTCCGCCTTCTCGGCGTTCCCGAGCCGCGCCCCTGGCAGGAGGCGCTCGAGGAATACGTCCGGGAGACCTTCGCCGGCTGA
- a CDS encoding glycosyltransferase codes for MKILLALSWAPWPVRRGTDRLMMNLAGGLAKGHEVFLVTMALDRAGLREVEDAAQTGVRVRAILAPNRRSALHRAAYRVRNAALRRLARVPRQTLYAAPPAFLDAVRRTARVEAIDAVIASYWHLYRLAGTTGAPIEALLTHDIDFRVHEERIARGLSTLPPGEAERRERIEREAYRRYRRIVTVTPRDAETLKELDETRGATILPLPLAMDLDRFRPGGGRRETDTILLLGSFDADFNRDALSFFARDVLPIVRRTRPTARLLVVGHHANGDLRREAGGGVEFAGGVPDIRLHLASCALMVLPLRFGGGVRIRMMEAAAMGTPVVSTGIGVGGMGLVPGREYLEANDPAAMAEAVVSLLDDGDLAARIGLGARNWAERTISMADYPERLDRMLDRLSENRPGDRA; via the coding sequence GTGAAGATACTGCTCGCCCTCTCCTGGGCTCCGTGGCCCGTCAGGCGGGGAACCGACCGGCTCATGATGAACCTCGCCGGGGGACTCGCAAAAGGCCACGAGGTCTTCCTCGTCACGATGGCGCTCGATCGGGCGGGGCTCCGCGAGGTGGAGGATGCGGCCCAGACTGGCGTGCGCGTCAGGGCGATCCTCGCGCCGAATCGCCGGAGCGCGCTCCACCGTGCAGCCTACCGCGTCCGCAACGCCGCGCTGCGCCGGCTTGCCCGCGTGCCGCGGCAGACCCTCTACGCGGCGCCTCCCGCGTTCCTCGATGCCGTCAGGAGGACGGCACGCGTGGAGGCGATCGATGCCGTCATCGCGTCCTACTGGCACCTGTACCGGCTGGCGGGGACGACCGGCGCCCCGATCGAGGCCTTGTTGACCCATGACATCGATTTCCGCGTACACGAGGAACGCATCGCCCGGGGGCTGTCGACGTTGCCTCCGGGGGAGGCGGAACGGCGCGAGCGCATCGAACGGGAGGCGTATCGCCGGTACCGGCGGATCGTCACCGTCACACCGCGCGACGCGGAGACGCTCAAGGAACTCGACGAGACGCGCGGCGCGACGATCCTGCCGCTGCCGCTCGCGATGGATCTCGACCGGTTCCGCCCCGGCGGTGGGCGGCGGGAGACGGACACGATCCTTCTCCTCGGCTCCTTCGACGCCGATTTCAACCGCGACGCCCTCTCCTTCTTCGCGCGGGACGTGCTGCCGATCGTGCGGCGAACGAGGCCGACTGCGCGTCTTCTCGTCGTGGGGCACCACGCAAACGGCGACCTGCGGCGCGAAGCCGGCGGGGGCGTCGAGTTCGCCGGGGGCGTACCCGATATCCGCTTGCATCTCGCCTCGTGCGCGCTCATGGTCTTGCCGCTCCGATTCGGCGGCGGGGTGCGCATCCGGATGATGGAAGCGGCGGCGATGGGAACGCCCGTCGTGAGCACAGGGATCGGCGTCGGCGGCATGGGACTCGTGCCGGGGCGGGAATACCTCGAGGCAAACGATCCGGCGGCGATGGCGGAGGCCGTTGTCTCGTTGCTCGATGACGGCGATCTCGCCGCGCGCATCGGCCTCGGCGCCAGGAACTGGGCCGAGCGGACGATCTCGATGGCCGATTATCCCGAACGGCTCGACCGGATGCTCGACCGACTCTCGGAGAACCGTCCCGGCGATCGCGCGTAG
- a CDS encoding glycosyltransferase, whose protein sequence is MRILLASEEITATPEEGSLVFTRHLCRWLAARHDLTVVHALGESEDGFRSLRLLSRRTFLSRGLVQILRQERFDLVLYLPSSGLTPPGLIRGLLLRAAAGSPLFVFALQDRRIGALHATISRFARPEKVFTPVPGLRSALDGIGVPNDVVLPGCDDAVFVPVEPARKAALRRKYDLPADRWIVLHVGHVKESRNLQVFLRWRDWGSDILPVVKSGGTEAGWASRLRRAGVIVIDEYLPDMHELYQLADCYLFPVLAPRGALECPISVIEAAACGLPVAATPIVALPDIVESGRGFARVEGAADLPAVFARFRASPTRPSAPVRDLSWRSVFSRFLEPHLAAIAAGGERG, encoded by the coding sequence ATGAGGATCCTGCTCGCAAGCGAAGAAATCACCGCGACTCCCGAGGAGGGATCGCTCGTCTTCACGAGGCACCTCTGCCGCTGGCTCGCCGCGCGGCACGATTTGACCGTCGTGCACGCCCTGGGCGAGTCGGAAGACGGGTTCCGCTCGCTCCGCCTCCTCTCGCGGCGGACGTTCCTCTCCCGGGGCCTCGTTCAAATCCTGCGCCAGGAGCGATTCGATCTCGTCCTCTACCTTCCGTCGTCCGGGCTCACGCCGCCCGGTTTGATCCGGGGGCTCCTCCTCCGAGCCGCCGCCGGCTCGCCCCTGTTCGTCTTCGCCCTCCAGGACCGTCGTATCGGGGCCCTGCACGCGACGATCTCCCGTTTCGCCCGGCCTGAAAAGGTCTTCACGCCGGTTCCCGGCCTGCGGAGCGCCCTCGACGGGATCGGCGTGCCGAACGACGTCGTCCTGCCCGGGTGCGACGACGCGGTTTTCGTCCCCGTCGAGCCGGCGCGCAAGGCGGCGCTTCGCCGCAAGTACGACCTGCCGGCCGACCGGTGGATCGTCCTGCATGTCGGGCATGTGAAGGAGAGCCGCAACCTGCAGGTCTTCCTGCGATGGCGCGACTGGGGATCGGATATCCTGCCTGTCGTCAAGTCCGGCGGGACCGAGGCCGGCTGGGCGTCACGGCTCCGCCGCGCCGGGGTGATCGTGATCGACGAATACCTTCCTGACATGCACGAGCTCTACCAGCTCGCCGATTGCTACCTTTTCCCCGTCCTCGCTCCCCGCGGCGCGCTCGAATGCCCCATCTCGGTCATCGAGGCGGCCGCCTGCGGGCTTCCCGTCGCGGCAACCCCCATCGTCGCCTTGCCGGACATCGTCGAATCGGGGCGGGGATTCGCCCGCGTCGAGGGCGCCGCCGACCTGCCCGCCGTCTTCGCGCGTTTCCGGGCCTCGCCCACCCGGCCGTCCGCGCCCGTCCGCGACCTCTCGTGGCGCTCGGTCTTCTCGCGGTTCCTCGAACCGCACCTTGCCGCCATCGCGGCCGGTGGCGAAAGAGGATGA
- a CDS encoding trehalose-6-phosphate synthase yields MGADIKRVVMISNRLPFVLERTGTAWVVHEGSGGLVTALAPVLRDRGGMWIGWPGAQGNGEIAAIVEEASRSAGYTMKTVDLTSEEIDGFYAGMANQVIWPLFHDLQSMCDFDPAYWEIYREVNRKFAAAIAEHTRQNDFIWVHDYHLFTVAEELRARGVRSSLGFFLHIPFPPLDIFLKFPWRTELLRAVLDYDLIGFQTLRDRRNFINCVRSLVDGVSVRGAGQVQEIRFGKHRIRVGAFPIGIDYRAFEGIADSRTVADEAWYIHEYIPNGKIILGIDRLDYTKGIPLRLKAFDRFLQSHPEFHRKVTLVQVVVPSRRSIPRYQELKIEIEQLVSDINGRYTSSGWVPIHYIHRPLEKTELFAYYRTAEIALITPIKDGMNLVAKEYCAASIEGKGVLILSEFAGAAAQLQKGAILVNPYHIEEVAAAIHRAFTMPADERKERMQRLRLAVRRYDIFRWTNAFLEAAIGRNLDNFPPVDDYMPRVDVSRRIGN; encoded by the coding sequence ATGGGCGCCGACATCAAGCGGGTTGTGATGATATCGAACCGGCTCCCCTTCGTGCTGGAGCGCACCGGCACGGCATGGGTCGTCCACGAGGGTTCCGGGGGGCTCGTGACGGCCCTCGCCCCCGTGCTGCGGGACCGCGGCGGGATGTGGATCGGCTGGCCCGGGGCGCAGGGCAACGGGGAGATCGCGGCCATCGTCGAGGAAGCGTCCCGCAGCGCGGGCTACACGATGAAGACGGTCGACCTCACCAGCGAGGAGATCGACGGCTTCTACGCCGGCATGGCGAACCAGGTGATCTGGCCCCTGTTCCACGACCTGCAGTCGATGTGTGATTTCGATCCCGCGTACTGGGAGATCTACCGGGAAGTCAACCGGAAGTTCGCCGCGGCGATCGCCGAGCACACCCGCCAGAACGACTTCATCTGGGTGCACGACTACCACCTCTTCACCGTCGCCGAGGAACTCCGCGCACGCGGCGTCCGCTCCAGCCTCGGCTTCTTCCTGCACATCCCCTTCCCGCCCCTCGACATCTTCCTCAAGTTCCCCTGGCGGACCGAGCTCCTCCGCGCCGTCCTCGACTACGACCTCATCGGGTTCCAGACCCTCCGCGACCGCCGCAACTTCATCAACTGCGTCCGCTCGCTCGTCGACGGGGTCAGCGTCCGCGGCGCCGGCCAGGTGCAGGAGATCCGTTTCGGCAAGCACCGTATCCGCGTCGGGGCCTTTCCCATCGGGATCGACTATCGCGCCTTCGAGGGGATCGCCGATTCCCGGACGGTGGCCGACGAGGCGTGGTACATACACGAGTACATCCCGAACGGCAAGATCATCCTCGGTATCGACCGGCTCGATTACACGAAGGGGATCCCCCTGCGCCTGAAGGCGTTCGACCGGTTCCTCCAGTCGCATCCCGAGTTCCACCGGAAGGTCACGCTCGTCCAGGTCGTCGTTCCGAGCAGGCGCTCCATCCCGCGCTATCAGGAGCTGAAGATCGAGATCGAGCAGCTCGTGAGCGACATCAACGGCCGGTACACGAGCTCGGGCTGGGTCCCGATCCACTACATCCACCGTCCCCTCGAGAAGACGGAGCTTTTCGCGTATTACCGCACCGCGGAGATCGCCCTCATCACTCCCATCAAGGACGGGATGAACCTCGTCGCCAAGGAGTACTGCGCGGCCAGCATCGAGGGCAAGGGCGTCCTGATCCTCTCCGAATTCGCCGGCGCGGCCGCCCAGCTCCAGAAGGGGGCGATACTCGTCAATCCCTATCATATCGAGGAGGTCGCCGCCGCGATCCACCGTGCCTTCACCATGCCCGCCGACGAGCGGAAGGAACGGATGCAGCGGCTTCGCCTTGCAGTCCGTCGGTACGACATCTTCCGGTGGACGAACGCCTTCCTCGAGGCGGCGATCGGCCGCAACCTCGACAACTTCCCCCCGGTAGACGATTACATGCCGCGGGTCGACGTGTCGCGCCGGATCGGAAACTGA
- a CDS encoding dTDP-4-dehydrorhamnose 3,5-epimerase family protein: MIEGVKVKRLRVIPDERGRLMEMVRCDEEDFIRFGQVYMTTAYPGVVKGWHFHRKQWDNMVVVRGMMKIVLYDDREDSATHGEINEFFAGVFNPVRVTIPPGVCHGFKCISDTEAVVINTVTEPYDYEEPDEFRYPPHGGDIPYDWNRRDG; encoded by the coding sequence ATGATAGAGGGTGTCAAGGTCAAGCGATTGCGCGTCATTCCGGACGAGCGCGGACGTCTGATGGAAATGGTGCGTTGCGACGAGGAGGATTTCATCCGGTTCGGCCAGGTCTACATGACCACCGCCTATCCCGGCGTGGTGAAGGGATGGCACTTCCACCGGAAGCAGTGGGACAACATGGTCGTCGTCCGCGGGATGATGAAGATCGTCCTCTACGACGATCGCGAGGACTCTGCGACCCATGGCGAGATAAACGAATTCTTCGCCGGGGTCTTCAATCCCGTCCGCGTGACGATACCCCCCGGCGTTTGCCACGGATTCAAGTGCATCAGCGACACCGAGGCGGTCGTCATCAACACGGTCACCGAGCCGTACGACTACGAGGAACCGGACGAGTTCCGCTACCCGCCGCACGGCGGCGACATCCCCTACGACTGGAACCGCAGGGACGGTTGA
- a CDS encoding glycosyltransferase has translation MLPESPADRSTILLFSDAPYAGGAERYLSLLAGGLDRARFDPALVIASRGRLDALRRDAEQAGVAVHETGPVDSARGLSAFRRLTRRLCPAILHLNLPGPFNAACGLVAPVGRLSGARHVVSTEHLPMVPSFARARLLRGIGGRFIERVLTVSEDNRGHLARIHRVDPARVRVVRIGVPDPGPVSPAGLRKQTGIGSSAFVLIAVGALEERKGHRHAIDALGLLPGDVHLFVAGSGEAREKLSARAAAAGVAGRVHFLGQRTDVSSLLADADCLVLSSELEATPYVIVEAMAAGLPVVASGIFGIPELVEEGVTGLLVPPGDPAAIARAIAALAADPAIRRRMGAAARRRYEERFTLERFVAETVAVYRELLDATKGGDA, from the coding sequence ATGCTCCCTGAGTCGCCGGCGGATCGGTCGACGATCCTCCTCTTCTCCGATGCGCCCTATGCCGGCGGCGCGGAACGCTACCTGTCGCTCCTTGCCGGGGGACTCGACCGGGCCCGCTTCGATCCCGCGCTCGTCATCGCCTCGAGGGGGCGGCTCGACGCTCTCCGGCGCGACGCCGAACAAGCGGGCGTGGCCGTGCACGAGACGGGGCCGGTCGATTCCGCGCGCGGTCTCTCCGCGTTCCGCCGGCTGACAAGGCGGCTTTGCCCGGCGATCCTCCATCTCAACCTGCCCGGACCGTTCAACGCCGCCTGCGGTCTCGTCGCCCCGGTCGGCCGGCTCTCGGGCGCGCGTCACGTCGTCTCGACCGAGCACCTGCCGATGGTGCCCTCCTTCGCCAGGGCGCGCCTGCTCCGGGGCATCGGGGGCCGCTTCATCGAACGCGTCCTCACGGTGAGCGAGGACAACCGGGGCCACCTCGCGCGGATCCATCGCGTCGATCCCGCCCGGGTGCGCGTCGTTCGCATCGGCGTCCCCGATCCGGGCCCCGTGTCGCCGGCGGGCTTGAGAAAGCAAACGGGGATCGGGTCGAGCGCCTTCGTTCTCATCGCCGTGGGGGCGCTCGAGGAGCGGAAGGGACATCGACACGCGATCGACGCCCTCGGCCTGCTGCCGGGAGATGTGCACCTCTTCGTCGCCGGGAGCGGGGAAGCTCGCGAGAAACTCTCCGCGCGCGCGGCGGCGGCGGGTGTCGCCGGACGCGTTCATTTCCTCGGGCAGCGAACCGACGTTTCGTCGCTTCTCGCCGACGCGGACTGCCTCGTCCTCTCGAGCGAGCTCGAGGCGACGCCCTACGTCATCGTGGAGGCGATGGCGGCGGGTCTTCCCGTGGTCGCGAGCGGCATCTTCGGCATCCCCGAGCTCGTGGAGGAAGGCGTGACGGGCCTGCTCGTGCCGCCGGGCGACCCGGCCGCGATCGCAAGAGCGATCGCGGCGCTCGCCGCGGACCCCGCCATCCGCCGGCGCATGGGGGCGGCGGCGAGGCGGCGATACGAGGAGCGATTCACGCTGGAGCGATTCGTCGCCGAGACCGTCGCCGTCTACCGGGAACTGCTCGATGCGACGAAGGGGGGGGACGCGTGA
- the otsB gene encoding trehalose-phosphatase, with amino-acid sequence MDILDPAFDPDRFFAELARADRRLLMLDYDGTLAPFVVDRDRAVPWPGVTELIDRLLAAGRCRTVVITGRGVDSLVSLLGTGRRPEVWGSHGWERLLADGRYEPPSLDARAAAGLEEALDAAGKAGFRDRCETKPAGVALHWRGAPDETIERLQRDVEPAWRRIADLRGLCLRPFDGGIEIRPPGRDKGTAVSTLLAENRQAFACFLGDDLTDEDAFEAIRGRGTGILVSRTNRRTAAAARITPPEGLLAFLERWLRETEG; translated from the coding sequence ATGGATATCCTCGATCCCGCATTCGATCCCGACCGGTTCTTCGCGGAACTCGCCCGCGCGGACAGGCGGCTGCTGATGCTCGACTACGACGGCACCCTCGCTCCCTTCGTCGTCGACCGGGACCGCGCCGTTCCCTGGCCAGGCGTGACGGAACTGATCGACCGGCTTCTCGCCGCCGGGAGATGCCGCACCGTCGTCATCACGGGACGCGGCGTCGATTCGCTCGTGTCGCTCCTCGGCACCGGGCGCCGCCCGGAGGTGTGGGGAAGCCACGGATGGGAACGCCTGCTTGCCGACGGCAGGTACGAGCCGCCCTCGCTCGACGCCCGCGCGGCCGCCGGACTCGAGGAGGCGCTCGACGCGGCCGGGAAGGCGGGTTTCCGCGATCGCTGCGAGACGAAGCCCGCCGGTGTCGCGCTGCACTGGCGCGGCGCGCCCGACGAAACGATCGAACGACTGCAACGAGACGTGGAGCCTGCCTGGCGGCGGATCGCCGACCTGCGAGGCCTTTGTTTGCGCCCCTTCGACGGGGGAATCGAGATACGCCCGCCCGGACGCGACAAGGGAACCGCCGTCTCGACGCTCCTCGCCGAGAACCGTCAGGCGTTCGCCTGTTTTCTCGGGGACGACCTCACCGACGAGGACGCCTTCGAGGCGATACGGGGGCGCGGAACGGGCATCCTCGTCTCCCGGACGAACCGGCGGACGGCAGCGGCCGCGCGCATCACGCCGCCGGAGGGGCTTCTCGCATTCCTGGAACGATGGCTTCGTGAGACGGAAGGATGA